A window of Syntrophobacterales bacterium genomic DNA:
AAAACCGTGGAAAGTCCTATAAGAAAGAAAGTCACGCTTACGTCACCAAAGACTATCACTACTGTGACGAGAGCCACGAGAATGAGAAACTTTACCGGAAGTTTTATGAGAACTTCCTTTTTGCTTATGTTCGGGTTTGAAAAGCCGCCTTCTATAATCTTTCTCAGAAACCGAAAATTCAGGACCATCATGGAACTTCCGACGGCGAAACTGAAAAAATGCTTAAACTCCCTCATTATTACCGCAGACATTACGGATCCCAGCAGGAGGACAATTGCGTTGAGACGCTCTATGTCACTTAGAGTTGCTTCTCTCATTCTCCCTTTCCATCTTCTTGGCCGTCCTGTATAAACTCCTCATGGAGGCCGCAATGCCCACAAACATAAATATAATTGACATATAGGGGTACATCAGAAAAGACTTGTCCAAGTAATAACCGATAGCTATTCCAATGGCAACGCAAAGTCCCATTTCAAGGCCCAAAGGACCGAAGTTCATAATGGACTTAAATACATCTTTCCTATCGTTTACCATAACC
This region includes:
- a CDS encoding ATP synthase subunit I; its protein translation is MREATLSDIERLNAIVLLLGSVMSAVIMREFKHFFSFAVGSSMMVLNFRFLRKIIEGGFSNPNISKKEVLIKLPVKFLILVALVTVVIVFGDVSVTFFLIGLSTVFISIVINQVLGIFSPATKRRQKNGA
- a CDS encoding AtpZ/AtpI family protein; its protein translation is MMVMVNDRKDVFKSIMNFGPLGLEMGLCVAIGIAIGYYLDKSFLMYPYMSIIFMFVGIAASMRSLYRTAKKMERENERSNSK